The sequence ACCAGGCGGCTGTAGATCAGCTGGTTGGCCGAGTAGAAGCGCGTCGGGGAGATGGGGTCCAGCGACTCCTTGCCACTGAACTCGACCCAATGCGGGGTGCGCAGTGTCTCGGCATGGGCCAGCTGGGGGACGGCAAGTTGGGCAAGCGCGGCAAGGCCGATGGCAGCGATCAAGGGCTTCTTCATGTCAGGCTCCAGGCAAGGGCGACGGTCAGGGACGGTAGTCAGGGACAGTGGTCAGGGGCGGTCGTCAGGTACGGTCATCAGTGACAGCAAGCAGGTTCCGCAAAACCGGGTCAGGCCGACAGGCAGGCCGTTGGATGGCTCATGGCGCAGCCCGCCGGGACGGTCGAACTGCGTCAACGCTGTCGTCTTGAGGCGTCATCTTTGGTGCAGATGATGACGTTTCCGTGACAGATGCCAGCCGTTGGCCGCAACAAAAACTGCGACTGTGCCTTAGAAATTCTGAGGCTCGCGTCTTGCTGCCCGTGCTAGCGGGGCTGAGAGGGCAACTCGCTGGTGACAGGATTGGCCTGAGAGGTGTGCATGGTGCTGCGCAACCAGGCACAGAAATCGTTGACCGCCGGGGCATGGCGGCGTTCTGGAGACACCAGCAGGTACTGACTGCTGGTGCTGGGCATGCGCAAGGCGTGCGCCAGTTGCAGGCGTCCGTTCTTGATCAGATCCATCACGAAGGACTGGCGGACGAGCAGGAAGCCGTGCCCCTCGAGTGCCGCGGCAATCGCCAGACTGGCATTGCCGAACTTGAGACCGGCCGGCGGGATGTGGCCACGAAACTTCTGCAGGCGGAACCAGTCCAGCCAGCTTTCGCGGTAGCCGATGCACTCGATTCTGGGCGCACGGGCCAGATCGTCGAGTGGACTCGCGGGTGAGGCGTTGGGGGCGAGGGAGGAGTGCAGGAAGGTGGGGCTTGCCACGACGACCCACTGCTCATCGGCCAGTTTCTCGTACTCGCGCCCGCACCAGCCGCCGTAGCCATTGATGATCTCGATATCGACATCGGGCTGCTCGTCCGGGAGTACCTGATTGTGTGGCAGCACCGTGACCTGGATGTTCGGATGCAGCCGCTGGAAGTCCTTGAGCCTGGGGATCAGCCAGTATTCGACGAAGCTGTGATTGGAGCGCAGCGTCAGGCTTTGTTGCTCATCGTGCTGGAAGAGGGTGGCGGTACCGCGCTTGAGGGTCTCGAACACGCCACTGACCAGCGGCAGATAGGCATGCGCCTCATCAGTCAGCTCGATGCGATTGCCGCGGCGAACGAACAGGCTGACTTCAAGAAAGTCTTCCAGCTGCTTGACGCGCTGACTGACGGCGCCCTGGGTAATGCACAGTTCGGCGGCGGCGCGGGTCAGGCTGCCGAGGCGGGCGGTGGCCTCGAAGGCGGTCAGGGCATTGAAGGGGGGCAGGCGCTGAGCGAGGCGCTGGGAAGGGTGATAGGCAGGACGCGACATGCAGAACTCCAGCTTGACTGAGCCAGTCGCCGCATCGGCGGCTGGTGCTGAAGCCATGACTGCAGATCCTGCCGCGGCACGCGGCCGGGCGTTCATTCTTGCAGCCGTGCATGACGATGACGTGACAGTCTGCGCGCATAAAAACTAAGGCTCGCCGCCAGAAAGTCTCGCTATGGTCACGGGTCTGCGTTCACTAGCATGGCGGGCATCCACTGGCGGAGCGCTCGTTTGACATGAGCCTTTGCCACACCCGTTCGTCATGCCGTGCCTTGCGGCTTGTGATCGCACTCGACAGACAGGAAGACTCTGCATGCCTCGCCTCGCGTTTGACGCCGAACAGCTTCACCTGACTCTGGATGATGGCCAGACCCTTGCCCAGCATGTGCTGTGGCTGCAAGACCACGACCCCGCCCGTCGCCATGCCAATGGCCAGCGTCTGGACAGTGTGCTCGACCTCGACTGGGACGCCGCCATCAGCGAGGCGGCGCTTGAGGAGGGCGACGTCCTGCGAGTGACACTGAGCAATGCACGCGAGATTCGCTACGGCGTCGATGAGCTGGCCGCCTTGAGCACCGGCTTCCCCGATGAGCGCAGCAGTGCGCACAAGACACTGTGGCAGGGCAGCGAGTTCTCGGTCGCCCGGGTCGAGTGGGCCGATGTCATCGCCGGGGGAGAGGCACGTCGCAAGGCACTGGCCTGGGTCCGTGACACCGGGGTGGTGTGCCTGCGTGGCGTGCCCGTCGAGCCGGGCAAGGTGCTCGAGGTAATCGAGCAGTTCGGGTATGTGCGCGAAACCAATTACGGCAAGCTGTTCGATGTCCGCACCGAGGTCTCGCCGAGCAATCTCGCCTTCAGCAATCTCGGGCTCGGGGCGCATACCGACAATCCCTATCGCGATCCGGCGCCGAGCATTCAGCTGCTGCATTGCCTGAGCAACGAGGTGGAAGGCGGCCAGACCCTGCTGGTGGATGGCTTCGCCGCCGCCGAGCGCCTGCGCGAACTGGCGCCCGAGAGTTTCGCGCTGCTGACGCGCACGCGGGTGCCGTTCCGCTTCCATGACGCGGACCATGCCGATCTCAGAAGCTGGGTGCCGTTCATCGAGACCGACCACAAGGGCAACATCCGCCAGGTGCGTTACAACAACCGCTCCATCGCCTCGCTGCCGCTGCCGCTTGAGGCGCAACGCGCCTTCTATCGTGCCTATCACGACTGGGCGCGCGTGATCGGCCAGCCGGAGCAGGCAACGCGCCTGCGCCTTGCCCCGGGGGACTGCCTGCTGTTCGACAACAGTCGCGTGATGCACGCCCGTACTGCCTTCGTGGCCGGTGGTAATCGTCATCTGCAGGGCGCCTACGCCGATCTCGACAGCCTGTATTCCACTCTCAACCTGCTGGAGAACGCCCGATGATCACGCAGCCTGCCAACGCCGAGGGGATCGTCGGCCTGATCGAGGACATCTTCGCCCTGCACGGTGCGGACTCCTATCTGGGTGAGGAGGTGACCATGGCCGAGCACATGCTGCAGGCGGCGCATCTGGCCGAGCAGCAAGGGGAACCCGAGTCGGTGATTCTGGCCGCCTTGCTGCATGACGTGGGGCATTACGCCAATGCGCTGCCGCCGGAGGTCTTGATGAACGGCCAGGACAATCGTCATCAGGTCAGCGGTGCCGACTGGTTGGCGCGCTTCTTCCCGGCCGAGATCGTCGAGCCGGTACGCCAGCACGTGGCGGCCAAGCGTTATCTGGTCGTGGTGGAACCGAGCTATCGTGCTTGTCTGTCACAGGCCTCGCTGGATAGCCTGGCCCTGCAGGGCGGGGCGATGGAGCCGCACGAGGCCGCGGCCTTTGCCCAGCTGCCCCAGCTTGCGGCCATTCTCAAGGTGCGACGCCTGGATGATGCCGCCAAGGTGGCCGGCATGCAGACGCCGGACTTCGCTCACTACAAGCCGATGCTTCAGCGCTGGGTGCTGGCGGTGGGATGACAGGCTTTCCGGCATCTCAGTCCTGTTGGACATCCCAATAGGGCGGGCTGCCGAAGTATTCGGAGAAGTAGTCCAGAAAGGCGCGCACCTTGGGTGCCAGCTGGCGGTTGCTGGGATAGACCGCCCAGATGCCCGTCTCGCTGATCAAGGGCGTCTCGGGTAGCACCTCTACCAGGCTACCTTCGGCCAGGTGGCGGTAAATGCTCCATGTCGAGGACAGGGTGATGCCCAGGCCGGCGGCGCAGGCGTCGCGAACGGCTTCGCCATTGTCGGTGCGGATGCGTCCCTTGACGCGAATCGGTTCGACGCCGTTCTCGCATTGAAAGCACCACTGGTCCATGCCGATCAGGGTCAGGCATTCGTGTTCGTGCAGCCTCGAGGGATGCGTTGGAGTGCCATGGCGCGCGAGATAGTCCGGCGAGGCGCACAGAATGCGCTTGTCCGGTGCCAGGCGCCGCGCGATCAGACTGGAATCCTTGAGGGCGGAGTTGCGGATGGCGATGTCAAAGCCGCCCTCGACCAGATCGACGATGGTGTCGGTCAGGCGCAGGTCCAGCTCCAGATCAGGGTAGCGTTCGAGAAAGCCGGCCAGACCCGGCACCAGGTGCATACGCCCGAAGGAGGCGGAAGCGGTGATGCGCAAGGTACCGCTGGGGGAGGTCGTGCCGACGCCGACGGCAGCTCGCGCGGCCTCGGCGCTGATCAGCACCTCCTCGGCGTGGGGGAGAAAGGCGCGACCTTCTTCGCTCAGTGCCACATGCCGCGTGGTGCGATGCAACAGGCGCACCCCCAGGCTGTCCTCAAGCTTGCGCAGGTGAGAGCTGGCGACGGCGGGTGACAGTCCCAGGTCCTCGCCGGCCTGGCTGATACTGTTCACGGCGGCGAGACGGACGAACAGCTTCAGGTGCTCAAGATTCATGCGTGTTTCCTCATTTGCGTCGACTCGCGTGGCTCCCGATGACGAAAGGCACGCCAGCAACGGCTTGGCGCAACGTTCGTGACGTCCACTACGCCCAATACATCCAACAAGCTCAATACGCCCAATACGCCCAATACGCCCAATACTTTCAATAAAACCAATAAACTGATTGTAGTTTATCGCCGTTTATCATTCAGGCTTATGACAACTATGCTGGCTCCACATCCACGCAGGAGACAGACTCATGAAAGCGATGCTCGTCAAATCATTCGGTGGTCCCGAGGTGTTCGAAGCGGCGGAAATCGCCAAGCCCCAAGCGGCGGCAGGTCAGGTACTGGTGCGCATCGCCGCCACCAGCATCAATACCGTCGACACCATGATTCGCCAGATGGGCCCTGAGCTGCCGCTGTCTCCGGCGCTGCCGGCGCTGCTGGGCATGGACTTCGCCGGTACTGTCGAAGCCGTGGGCGAGGACGTCGAAGGCTACGCCATCGGGGATGAAGTCTATGGCTGTGCTGGTGGCCTGGCGGACCTTCCGGGCACGCTGGCCGAGTACATCGCCGCTGATGTCCGCCTGATCGCCCACAAGCCGAAGTCCCTGAGCATGGTGGAAGCCGCGGCGTTGCCGCTGGTCGGCATCACGGCCTACGAAGGACTCAAGCGCGCCAACATCGAGGCCGGTCAGAAGGTGCTGGTTCACGGTGGTGCGGGTGGCGTGGGTCACATCGCCATCCAGTTGGCCCGTCACTTCGGCGCCGACGTCGCCTCTACCGTCGGGCGTGATGAGCACGAGACGCTGGTCGAAGGGCTGGGTGCCAGTGCCATCAATTACCGCAATGAGCAGGTCGCCGACTATGTGGCCAAGCACACCGACGGCAAGGGCTTCGACATCGTGTTCGACTCCGTCGGTGGCGCCAACCTGCCGACCTCCTTCGAGGCTGCGGCACTCAACGGCCATGTCTCGACGACCGTGTCCTTCATGGAAATCGACCTGACCACCGCGCACTTCAAGGGGCTGTCACTGCATGTCGTCTTCATGCTGATCCCGATGCTGCATGACTTCCGTCGTCAGGAGCATCACGAGATTCTGGCCGACATGGCGCGTATCGCCGATGCGGGTGCACTCAAGCCGATCATCGACGACAAGGTCTTCCCGCTTGCGGAAGTGGGCCAGGCGCATGCCCGTCTGGGTAGCGGCCAGGCCACCGGCAAGGTCATCGTCGAGGTCTGATACCGAGACCGAAAGCCCCATTGGCAGGATCATCCTGACACTGCGCTGGCACAGATGAACGACAGGGTGTGGCCTTACGGCACACCCTGTCGTTCGCGTCTCAAGCGTCGTGTGACATTTCAAGGAGAGAGCGCATGAAAACCATCCTTATCACCGGTTCTACCGATGGCATCGGCCTGGTCACGGCCAAGGCCCTGCTGGAGCGCGGCCATCGCGTGCTGATCCACGGGCGCAGCGAGCAGAAGGTCAATGGCGTCGTCGCTGAACTTGCGGCGCAGGCCGGGGCTGAGCGTGTTGCCGGTTTCGTGGCCGACCTGTCCGACCTGTCCGCCATCGATTCACTGGCAAGCGACGTGCTGGCGGCCAACGCCAGTCTGGATGTCCTGATCAACAATGCCGGTGTCTTCCAGGCCCCCAGCGTCGTGACGGCTGACGGTCTCGACCTGCGCTTCGTGGTCAATACCCTTGCCCCGTATCTGCTCACCCAGAAACTGGCTTCGGCACTGCGTCCGGCCGGGCGGGTCGTCAACCTGTCCTCGGCGGCTCAATCCTCCGTGGACCTGAAGGCGCTGACCGGCGAGGTCGCGTTCAACGACCACTATGCGGCCTATGCCCAGAGCAAGCTCGCGATCACCATGTGGACCCGCACGCTCGCCCAGGACTGGGGAGGCCAGGGGCCGATCCTGATCGCGGTCAATCCGGGCTCTCTGCTGGCCAGCAAGATGGTCAAGGAAGGCTTCGGCGTGCCGGGCAAGGACCTGGGTATCGGTGCCGATATCCTGGTGCGTGCGGCACTGGATGAGGAGTTCGCCGGCGCCAATGGTCAGTACTTCGACAACGACGCCCAGCGTTTCGCGCCGCCGCACGCCGACGCACTCGATGCTGCCCTGTGCCATGAAGTGGTCGCGACGATGGAGAAGACGCTCGGCTCTCTGGCGGGCTGAAGCGCGCCAGGATCCGCTGTCACGCTGCAATATGACGCCCCGCTCATGCTGATGATCTCTCAGCGTGGGCCGGGCGTCGTCTTATGCAAGGGCATGCAAGGGCATGAAACGGCTGGTGGATGGATGGCGCAGGCTAGCCTCAGAGGCGATCGATCGCGGCGCTGACCTGTCGGGCTCGGAGGAAGACCGGCGTCTTCGATAGGCCATTGATGACTGTCGTTTGCCAAGAAACTTTGCTTGCTAGGGCCTCGGATAGACAAGTCCAGGGAGCATCTCCTCCAACAACATGGCCGCATGCATGACTTTCATGTCTTGGAATTTTCCTCCCACAAGATGCAGTCCGACAGGCTGCCCGTTGTCATCCAATCCGCAGGGGAGTGATGCCGCGGGTTGTTGGGTCAGGTTGAAGGGGTAGCTGAACGGCGTCCAGTCCATCCAGTCAGCGTATTTCTCGCCGGGTGGGACGTTATGACCGGCAGTGAAAGGCGAGATAGGCATCGTCGGCGTTATCAACAGATCCCATTGTTCGTGGAAGGATTGCATGTGTGCGCAAAGTGCAGTCCGTTTTCGTCTTGCCGCCAGATATTGCGACAAGGAAATGTTGTTGCCTCGTTCTGCAATGTCCAGCAAGCCCGGGTCCATTTGTTCTCGCTGGCTGTCGGTCATCTTTTCGACCACCTGGGTGGCACCCGCGAACCACAAGGTATTGAAGGTATCGAGGGGGCAGGCAAATCCGGGGTCTATCTCGATGACGTCAGCGCCCAGTCTCGAGAGTAGAGCGACCGCTTCGTCCACTCGCAGGCGAATGTCCTGCGCAACGTCGACATACCCAAGTGTCGGGCTGTAAGCGATTTTCCATCCCTCAAGAGATAGCGGGGGTGGCGCTTTCCAATCGATGCCATGCGGGTTGCCGAGCAATCCGTCTCGGGCATCCGGTCTTGCCATGCTGGCAAGCATCAAGGCGCTATCGGACGCCGTCCGCGTCATCGGTCCCAGGTGTGAGAGGGTCGACATGGCACTGGTCGGCCACTGGGGAATCCACCCAAACGTGGGTTTCAGGCCAAAGGTGCCGGTAAAACTGCAGGGGATGCGGATCGAGCCACCGGCATCACTGCCCTGATGGAGCATGCCCAGGTTGAGCGCAGCCGCTGCTCCAGCGCCACCTGAGGATCCCCCGGAGGTCAGTGCGGTATTCCAGGGGTTGCGCGTCACGCCGTGCAGCGGGTTGTCAGTCACTCCCTTCCAGCCATACTCCGGCGAGGCTGTCTTGCCGAGAAAGACGGCGCCTGCCTTGCGAAGACTCGCGGCGACGGGGGCATCGACGTCACTGCCACCGTCGGGTGATGTGGTGGCGGAGCCATACCGGGTAGGCATGTCCCGGGACAGCGTCAGGTCCTTGAGGGTTGTCGGTACACCGTCCAGCGGCCCGCAAGGTGTGCCTTTCATCCAGCGGGCTTCGGCGTCTCTCGCCGCCTTCATTGCCCCATCATGGGCGATATGCACTAAGGCATTGATCTTGGGATTGAGCGTGTCGATACGTTCCAGACAATCCCGAGTCAGCTCGACAGGGGAGAGCTCGCCTTGGCGAAAGAGCGTCAGGGCGTCTGTGGCGGTCAATTCCGATAATTGCGTGGGAAAAGAAGCTGGGGTCATGTCAGATCCTGTCCATTGGCTATCAAGTGCCGACTATCAGGTACTGTGATCAAGCACTCGCACGTGGGGCGTTCTTGGCACGTGAGGTGTGCTCGGCAATGAAAAGGGCCTGCGCAATGCAGGCCCTTGTCGCTGGTCAGCGGGCTTCGATCACCTGAGGTGAGGGAGCCACATCATCTTCCAGCTGCTCCGGGTGATATTCCGCGGTGTAATCCCGGCGCGCCTGCGCGAAGCGTTCCACCACATCGGCATCCTTGCGCTGCAAGGCGAGGCTGAGGATGACGAAGGCTGACGCATTGAGGATCAAGCCCCAGATGCCGGCATGCAGGCCAAGCGGGTTGCTGACGCTGGCGCCGTAGGACAGCCAGAGGACGGTCACGATACCCAGAATCAGGCCCCAGAAGGCCGCTTGCGGGTGAGCCTTGCGCCAGGTGATGGCGCCCAGTGTCGGCACGATCAGCTGAGCGGTGCCCGCCAGTGCCGCGATCCCGATGGTGACGAGCAGCCCCGGAACGGTCAGTGCCAGGATGTAGGCCGCCAGAGAGAAGCCGACCAGGGACAGGCGACCGATGTGGACGATGCGCTTTTGATCCGCTTGCGGGTTCACGTAGCGCTTGTAGATATCCATGGTGACGACGGTCGATACCGCATGAATCTGGGAGTTGGCCGTGGACATCGCCGCTGCCGCGCCAGCCGCCATGATCAGCGATGCCAGCAGGTAGGGCGCATAGTTCATCAGCATGACGGGCAGGATCTGGTCAGCATTCTCCAGGCCAGGCTCCAGCAGTACGCCGGTATAGCCCGTCAGTACCGAGCCGAAGTAGGCGAAGGCGGCGAGCCCCAGCAGGAAGGGCATCAAGCCGAACAGCTTGCCGCTTTTCACCGAATACATGCGCAGCCAGATCTGGGGGCCCATGAAGGCGCCGATGGCCACGATCACGAACAGCGAGAACCACATGGAGTAGCCCATGTTGCCATTCGGCCCCGGCAGCGTCAGATGCGCGGGCGAGTCGCTGGCGAGCTGAGCGAACATGCTGGTCGGGCCACCTGCCTGGCCGGCGATGTAGTAGCCCGCATACATCATGCCGAAGAACAGCAGCGCCCCGTAGATCACATCTGTCCAGGCGATGGCGCGAATTCCGCCGACCCACACATAGACGATGATGATGAAGTAGAACAGCAGTGCGGCCAGCCAGAAGGGCACGACGCCACCGGAGGCGACCTCGATCAGGTAGGCGCCGCCTGTCAGCTGGATCTGCAGATAGGGCACGGTGAAGATCAACGTGATGACGGCGACGAGGATTCGCAGCGCTTCACTGTTGTAGAAGTCGCCCATCAGGTCTGACGGCGTCAGGTAGTCGAAGCGCTTGCCGAGATACCAGACGCGCTTGCCTACCCAGTAGTACATGAAGCCGAAGAGCAGATTCCACGCAAGTGCGGTGAGATAGATCGGGCCACTGGTGTAGAAGGTGGCATTCGAGCCCAGGAAGGCAAAGGCGCTCCACCAGGTAGCCGCCACCGTGAAGAACACGGCAATGCTGCCCATGGCCCGCCCCTGAACGAAGAAGTCTTCGCTCGTCGTCTGGGACTTGCGGGCCGAGACGAGCCCGACGATCAAGGGGATGATCATGAAGGCCGCGATGATCAAGATACTTCCCGTCATGATGAGCTCCTCAGCGCTTGCCGCCGGTGGAAGGGGCCTTGGCGCTACCCCAGTTGGTCAGGTAGGCATACAGGAACACGGCGGTGAGGAACCCCCACCACACCAGGTTCCAGACGAGGAAGAACGGGATTCCCATGACCATGGGCTCGATCTTGTTGGCCATCAGAATCATCGGACTCTCGAGCATGAAGAACCCGAGGAGCATGCTCCCGTAGATGGCGACCTTGCGGGTCGTGAAACGCTTTCTCATTGCATTCCCCTTTATTGTGGTTGTGGGGCGTGTTGGACCTGTCGTGGACAACGACAGGGGATCAAGCATGGCAATGTCTCAATTATTGTATTTATGCGTATAAATTAACCAATAGGTGACAATCCCCTTGCCGTCAAGGAAGTCGCGGCGTTTTCGCTTTTCGCCTCACCCGCGACGCACGCCCCCAAAATCTGGATAATGGCGGCCATCGCGTAGCCGCCGGTCTGGCGTGCTGGCGCCCACACTCTTCACAGCGGTGCATCGTTCATGGAAATCAAGGTCAACTTTCTCGACAACCTGAGGCTCGAGGCGAAATTCGACGACTTCACGGTCATCACCGATCAGCCCATCCGCTACAAGGGTGATGGGTCGGCGCCGAGCCCGTTCGACTACTTCCTCGCGTCGTCGGCGCTGTGCGCGGCGTACTTCGTGAAGGTGTACTGCGTGGCGCGGGATATCCCGACCGAGAACATCCGCCTGTCGCAGAACAACATCGTCGACCCGGAGAACCGCTACAACCAGATCTTCAAGATCCAGGTGGAGCTGCCGGAAGACCTCTCCGACAAGGACCGCCAGGGCATCCTGCGCTCCATCGAGCGTTGCACGGTGAAGAAGGTCGTCCAGACCGGCCCGGGCTTCGAGATCGAGACGGTCGACAACCTCGACGAGGATGCTCAGGCATTGCTGATGGCGGAGCCGCCAGAAGGGCAGAGCACCTGGATCGAAGGCAAGGACCTGCCGCTGGAGCAGACCATTGCCAACATGACGGGTCTTTTGAATGATCTCGGCATGAAGATCGAGATCGCCTCCTGGCGCAACATCGTGCCGCACGTCTGGTCGCTGCACATTCGTGATGCTGCATCCCCGATGTGCTTCACCAACGGCAAGGGCTCGACCAAGGAGAGCGCGCTGTGCTCGGCCCTGGGCGAGTTCATCGAGCGTCTGAGCTGCAACTTCTTCTATAACGATCAGTTCTTCGGCGAAGCCATCGCTGACAGCGAGTTCGTGCACTACCCGAACGAGAAGTGGTTCCAGCCGGGCCCGAACGATGAGATCCCGGAAGGTGTGCTGGACGATTACTGCCTGGAGATCTTCAATCCGGACGGCGAGCTGGGTGGCTCCAATCTGATCGACATCAATTCCGGACGTGCGGATCGTGGCATCGTGTCCCTCCCGTTCACTCGTCGCTCGGATGGCGAGACCATCTATTTCCCGTCCAATCTGATCGAGAACCTGTACCTCAGCAACGGCATGAGCGCCGGCAATACTCTGCCGGAAGCGCAGGTGCAGTGCCTGTCCGAGATCTTCGAGCGTGCGGTGAAGCGCGAGATTCTCGAGCAGGAACTGACGCTGCCCGACGTACCGCAGGAGGTGCTGGCCAAGTACCCGCAGATCGTCGAGGGTATCGAGGCGCTGGAAGCCCAGGGCTTCCCGATTCTGGTCAAGGACGCCTCGCTGGGCGGCCAATTCCCGGTGGCCTGCGTCACGCTGATGAACCCAAAGACCGGCGGTGTCTTCGCCTCCTTCGGTGCGCACCCGAGCTTTGAAGTCGCCGTCGAGCGCAGCCTGACCGAGCTGATGCAGGGCCGCAGCTTCGAGGGTCTCAACGATTTCATGCCGCCGACCTTCAATTCGCTGGCCGTCTCCGAGCCGAACAACTTCGTCGAGCACTTCATCGACTCCTCGGGCCTCGTTTCCTGGCGCTTCTTCAGCTCGAAGACCGACATCGAGTTCGTCGAGTGGGACTTCTCCGGCAGCAATGAAGAAGAAGTCGCC comes from bacterium Scap17 and encodes:
- a CDS encoding zinc-dependent alcohol dehydrogenase family protein, which codes for MKAMLVKSFGGPEVFEAAEIAKPQAAAGQVLVRIAATSINTVDTMIRQMGPELPLSPALPALLGMDFAGTVEAVGEDVEGYAIGDEVYGCAGGLADLPGTLAEYIAADVRLIAHKPKSLSMVEAAALPLVGITAYEGLKRANIEAGQKVLVHGGAGGVGHIAIQLARHFGADVASTVGRDEHETLVEGLGASAINYRNEQVADYVAKHTDGKGFDIVFDSVGGANLPTSFEAAALNGHVSTTVSFMEIDLTTAHFKGLSLHVVFMLIPMLHDFRRQEHHEILADMARIADAGALKPIIDDKVFPLAEVGQAHARLGSGQATGKVIVEV
- a CDS encoding HD domain-containing protein, with protein sequence MITQPANAEGIVGLIEDIFALHGADSYLGEEVTMAEHMLQAAHLAEQQGEPESVILAALLHDVGHYANALPPEVLMNGQDNRHQVSGADWLARFFPAEIVEPVRQHVAAKRYLVVVEPSYRACLSQASLDSLALQGGAMEPHEAAAFAQLPQLAAILKVRRLDDAAKVAGMQTPDFAHYKPMLQRWVLAVG
- a CDS encoding OsmC domain/YcaO domain-containing protein, translating into MEIKVNFLDNLRLEAKFDDFTVITDQPIRYKGDGSAPSPFDYFLASSALCAAYFVKVYCVARDIPTENIRLSQNNIVDPENRYNQIFKIQVELPEDLSDKDRQGILRSIERCTVKKVVQTGPGFEIETVDNLDEDAQALLMAEPPEGQSTWIEGKDLPLEQTIANMTGLLNDLGMKIEIASWRNIVPHVWSLHIRDAASPMCFTNGKGSTKESALCSALGEFIERLSCNFFYNDQFFGEAIADSEFVHYPNEKWFQPGPNDEIPEGVLDDYCLEIFNPDGELGGSNLIDINSGRADRGIVSLPFTRRSDGETIYFPSNLIENLYLSNGMSAGNTLPEAQVQCLSEIFERAVKREILEQELTLPDVPQEVLAKYPQIVEGIEALEAQGFPILVKDASLGGQFPVACVTLMNPKTGGVFASFGAHPSFEVAVERSLTELMQGRSFEGLNDFMPPTFNSLAVSEPNNFVEHFIDSSGLVSWRFFSSKTDIEFVEWDFSGSNEEEVANLFGILDEIGKESYMAVHEDLGAPVCRILVPGYSEVYPVEDLVWDNTNMALDYREDILNLHRLDDDQLADLGERLEESQLDEHMDIKTLIGIEFDENTIWGQLTILELKLMINLALGQHEDALDRVEMFLQYNDNTVVRGLYYQAMKAVLEITLDDELELEDYLYNFRRMFGEDTMAAVVGSVQGEVRFHGLEPTNMQLEGLDRHLRLIESYQKLHAHRAALAAKQA
- a CDS encoding LysR family transcriptional regulator; amino-acid sequence: MNARPRAAAGSAVMASAPAADAATGSVKLEFCMSRPAYHPSQRLAQRLPPFNALTAFEATARLGSLTRAAAELCITQGAVSQRVKQLEDFLEVSLFVRRGNRIELTDEAHAYLPLVSGVFETLKRGTATLFQHDEQQSLTLRSNHSFVEYWLIPRLKDFQRLHPNIQVTVLPHNQVLPDEQPDVDIEIINGYGGWCGREYEKLADEQWVVVASPTFLHSSLAPNASPASPLDDLARAPRIECIGYRESWLDWFRLQKFRGHIPPAGLKFGNASLAIAAALEGHGFLLVRQSFVMDLIKNGRLQLAHALRMPSTSSQYLLVSPERRHAPAVNDFCAWLRSTMHTSQANPVTSELPSQPR
- a CDS encoding sodium:solute symporter family protein, giving the protein MTGSILIIAAFMIIPLIVGLVSARKSQTTSEDFFVQGRAMGSIAVFFTVAATWWSAFAFLGSNATFYTSGPIYLTALAWNLLFGFMYYWVGKRVWYLGKRFDYLTPSDLMGDFYNSEALRILVAVITLIFTVPYLQIQLTGGAYLIEVASGGVVPFWLAALLFYFIIIVYVWVGGIRAIAWTDVIYGALLFFGMMYAGYYIAGQAGGPTSMFAQLASDSPAHLTLPGPNGNMGYSMWFSLFVIVAIGAFMGPQIWLRMYSVKSGKLFGLMPFLLGLAAFAYFGSVLTGYTGVLLEPGLENADQILPVMLMNYAPYLLASLIMAAGAAAAMSTANSQIHAVSTVVTMDIYKRYVNPQADQKRIVHIGRLSLVGFSLAAYILALTVPGLLVTIGIAALAGTAQLIVPTLGAITWRKAHPQAAFWGLILGIVTVLWLSYGASVSNPLGLHAGIWGLILNASAFVILSLALQRKDADVVERFAQARRDYTAEYHPEQLEDDVAPSPQVIEAR
- a CDS encoding amidase is translated as MTPASFPTQLSELTATDALTLFRQGELSPVELTRDCLERIDTLNPKINALVHIAHDGAMKAARDAEARWMKGTPCGPLDGVPTTLKDLTLSRDMPTRYGSATTSPDGGSDVDAPVAASLRKAGAVFLGKTASPEYGWKGVTDNPLHGVTRNPWNTALTSGGSSGGAGAAAALNLGMLHQGSDAGGSIRIPCSFTGTFGLKPTFGWIPQWPTSAMSTLSHLGPMTRTASDSALMLASMARPDARDGLLGNPHGIDWKAPPPLSLEGWKIAYSPTLGYVDVAQDIRLRVDEAVALLSRLGADVIEIDPGFACPLDTFNTLWFAGATQVVEKMTDSQREQMDPGLLDIAERGNNISLSQYLAARRKRTALCAHMQSFHEQWDLLITPTMPISPFTAGHNVPPGEKYADWMDWTPFSYPFNLTQQPAASLPCGLDDNGQPVGLHLVGGKFQDMKVMHAAMLLEEMLPGLVYPRP
- a CDS encoding LysR family transcriptional regulator, which produces MNLEHLKLFVRLAAVNSISQAGEDLGLSPAVASSHLRKLEDSLGVRLLHRTTRHVALSEEGRAFLPHAEEVLISAEAARAAVGVGTTSPSGTLRITASASFGRMHLVPGLAGFLERYPDLELDLRLTDTIVDLVEGGFDIAIRNSALKDSSLIARRLAPDKRILCASPDYLARHGTPTHPSRLHEHECLTLIGMDQWCFQCENGVEPIRVKGRIRTDNGEAVRDACAAGLGITLSSTWSIYRHLAEGSLVEVLPETPLISETGIWAVYPSNRQLAPKVRAFLDYFSEYFGSPPYWDVQQD
- a CDS encoding gamma-butyrobetaine hydroxylase — protein: MPHPFVMPCLAACDRTRQTGRLCMPRLAFDAEQLHLTLDDGQTLAQHVLWLQDHDPARRHANGQRLDSVLDLDWDAAISEAALEEGDVLRVTLSNAREIRYGVDELAALSTGFPDERSSAHKTLWQGSEFSVARVEWADVIAGGEARRKALAWVRDTGVVCLRGVPVEPGKVLEVIEQFGYVRETNYGKLFDVRTEVSPSNLAFSNLGLGAHTDNPYRDPAPSIQLLHCLSNEVEGGQTLLVDGFAAAERLRELAPESFALLTRTRVPFRFHDADHADLRSWVPFIETDHKGNIRQVRYNNRSIASLPLPLEAQRAFYRAYHDWARVIGQPEQATRLRLAPGDCLLFDNSRVMHARTAFVAGGNRHLQGAYADLDSLYSTLNLLENAR
- a CDS encoding SDR family NAD(P)-dependent oxidoreductase codes for the protein MKTILITGSTDGIGLVTAKALLERGHRVLIHGRSEQKVNGVVAELAAQAGAERVAGFVADLSDLSAIDSLASDVLAANASLDVLINNAGVFQAPSVVTADGLDLRFVVNTLAPYLLTQKLASALRPAGRVVNLSSAAQSSVDLKALTGEVAFNDHYAAYAQSKLAITMWTRTLAQDWGGQGPILIAVNPGSLLASKMVKEGFGVPGKDLGIGADILVRAALDEEFAGANGQYFDNDAQRFAPPHADALDAALCHEVVATMEKTLGSLAG